The following are encoded together in the Paludisphaera mucosa genome:
- a CDS encoding TolC family protein, producing the protein MRRARIRPRTRAAALLAFLAVPGCMTVEHSNDRARDLAHASRKARADRDVVPASTTEPEPAPEAVAIAPRAASGTLDAWIRSALEHNPTVRAAKFNVMALKHRLPQVTSLDDPVASNSIFPIPSVAPQYSLMGYMPYSALLAQQFPWCGTLKLRGEAAAEDVRVALFELAAVQLDVVAGVKAAYHDVRFNERALALLKANRKLSEDFLEIAEVRYKTATASQADVLRAEVAVADVDREIEAANRALAEARSELARLLHADPETPLEAGTEPFVETIPEQLDRLVQLATAGRPELQGRLAAVARDGKVVELARKKYYPDVTLGAIYQDMERTNAVTPATAMGMPNVGLFVGFNVPIYHKKLRAGVHEAVARANADAQLYEAERDQAHREVRDALVSAKTQQNVLGLLRRVNLPSARRVFELTRSEYQADKPGVDYLTLLTSWRERLQVELQIAQVEAELGRSLARLERAVGSRLNEQPPSPELLESASPTPAPAPAPEADSPPPTSTSPFREPAP; encoded by the coding sequence ATGAGGAGAGCGAGGATACGCCCGCGAACACGGGCCGCGGCCCTGCTGGCGTTCCTCGCCGTGCCCGGATGCATGACGGTCGAGCATTCCAACGACCGCGCCCGCGACCTGGCCCACGCCTCGCGCAAGGCCCGGGCGGACCGGGACGTCGTCCCGGCCTCGACGACGGAACCGGAGCCGGCCCCCGAGGCCGTCGCGATCGCGCCGAGGGCCGCTTCGGGGACGCTGGACGCCTGGATCCGGTCGGCCCTGGAGCACAACCCGACGGTCCGCGCGGCCAAGTTCAACGTGATGGCGCTCAAGCATCGGCTGCCGCAGGTCACGTCGCTCGACGACCCGGTGGCGTCGAACTCGATCTTCCCGATCCCCTCGGTCGCCCCCCAGTATTCGCTCATGGGCTATATGCCCTACTCGGCCCTGCTGGCCCAGCAGTTCCCCTGGTGCGGGACGCTCAAGCTCCGCGGCGAGGCCGCCGCCGAGGACGTGCGGGTCGCCCTCTTCGAGCTGGCCGCCGTGCAGCTCGACGTCGTCGCCGGGGTGAAGGCGGCCTATCACGACGTCCGCTTCAACGAGCGGGCGCTCGCCCTGCTGAAGGCGAACCGCAAGCTCTCGGAAGACTTCCTCGAGATCGCCGAGGTCCGCTACAAGACGGCCACCGCCTCCCAGGCCGACGTCCTCCGCGCCGAGGTGGCCGTCGCCGACGTCGACCGCGAGATCGAGGCCGCCAACCGCGCCCTGGCCGAGGCCCGCAGCGAGCTGGCGAGGCTGCTGCACGCCGACCCCGAGACGCCCCTGGAGGCCGGGACCGAGCCGTTCGTCGAGACGATCCCCGAGCAGCTCGACCGGCTGGTGCAGCTCGCGACCGCCGGTCGGCCCGAGTTGCAGGGCCGCCTGGCCGCCGTGGCCCGCGACGGCAAGGTCGTCGAGCTGGCCCGCAAGAAGTACTACCCCGACGTCACCCTGGGCGCCATCTACCAGGACATGGAGCGCACCAACGCCGTCACGCCCGCCACCGCGATGGGGATGCCCAACGTCGGCCTCTTCGTCGGCTTCAACGTGCCGATCTACCACAAGAAGCTGCGGGCCGGCGTCCACGAGGCGGTCGCCCGCGCCAACGCCGACGCCCAGCTCTACGAGGCCGAGCGCGACCAGGCGCACCGCGAGGTGAGGGACGCGCTCGTCTCGGCGAAGACCCAGCAGAACGTGCTCGGGCTCCTGCGCCGGGTGAATCTGCCGTCGGCCCGGCGGGTCTTCGAGCTGACCCGGTCCGAGTACCAGGCCGACAAGCCGGGCGTCGACTACCTGACGCTCCTGACCTCCTGGCGCGAGCGGCTGCAGGTCGAGCTGCAGATCGCCCAGGTCGAGGCCGAGCTGGGCCGCAGCCTGGCCCGCCTCGAACGCGCCGTGGGATCGCGGCTCAACGAGCAGCCCCCGAGCCCCGAGCTGCTCGAATCGGCCTCGCCGACCCCCGCCCCCGCCCCCGCCCCGGAGGCGGACTCCCCTCCCCCGACGTCGACCAGCCCGTTCCGGGAGCCCGCGCCATGA
- a CDS encoding pyridoxal phosphate-dependent aminotransferase, with amino-acid sequence MPLSLAERAGLIEPSATLAMGAEARKLKAQGLEILDFALGEPDFDTPANIQDAAVRAMREGKTHYTPPAGVPELREAVAKVYTDQHGVKTDPAQVVVSNGAKQAIHNALMAVCGPGDEVVIPAPYWVSYSDLVKLTGAKPVVVPAPESAGFKMTPEQFLGAVTPRTKLLMINSPSNPTGVVYERSELAALADAVLTTDVGVLSDEIYEQLTYGDAKPTCFAGLRPELPARTITISGVSKTYAMTGWRIGWSVAPAAVSKFIGDLQSQETSNPGSVSQYAALEAITGPQDSVAAMKVQFARRRRYVLDRVEKLPGVTCLPPGGAFYAFMNVASHFGRTLGGKEVVDSTSFCLAALSRANVALVMGSAFGAEGYARMSFATDLATLEKGFDALERFLAS; translated from the coding sequence ATGCCTCTCTCTCTGGCGGAACGGGCGGGCCTGATCGAGCCCTCGGCGACCCTGGCGATGGGCGCCGAGGCGCGGAAGCTGAAGGCCCAGGGGCTCGAGATCCTGGACTTCGCGCTGGGCGAGCCCGACTTCGACACGCCGGCCAACATCCAGGACGCGGCCGTCCGCGCCATGCGCGAGGGCAAGACGCACTACACGCCCCCCGCCGGCGTCCCCGAGCTGCGCGAGGCCGTCGCGAAGGTCTACACCGACCAGCACGGGGTCAAGACCGACCCGGCGCAGGTGGTGGTGTCGAACGGGGCCAAGCAGGCCATCCACAACGCCCTGATGGCGGTCTGCGGGCCGGGCGACGAGGTCGTCATCCCCGCGCCCTACTGGGTCAGCTATTCCGACCTGGTCAAGCTCACCGGCGCGAAGCCGGTGGTCGTGCCCGCCCCCGAATCGGCCGGCTTCAAGATGACGCCCGAGCAGTTCCTGGGGGCCGTCACGCCCCGGACCAAGCTGCTGATGATCAACAGCCCGTCCAACCCGACCGGGGTCGTCTACGAGCGCTCCGAGCTGGCCGCCCTGGCCGACGCCGTGCTCACGACCGACGTCGGCGTGCTGTCCGACGAGATCTACGAGCAATTGACCTACGGCGACGCGAAGCCCACCTGCTTCGCCGGCCTCCGTCCCGAGCTGCCGGCGCGGACGATCACGATCTCGGGCGTCAGCAAGACCTACGCCATGACCGGGTGGCGGATCGGCTGGAGCGTGGCCCCGGCGGCGGTCTCGAAGTTCATCGGCGACCTCCAGAGCCAGGAGACGAGCAACCCCGGCTCGGTCAGCCAGTACGCGGCGCTCGAGGCGATCACCGGCCCGCAGGACTCGGTGGCCGCGATGAAGGTGCAGTTCGCCAGGCGTCGGCGGTACGTGCTGGACCGCGTCGAGAAGCTCCCCGGCGTGACCTGCCTGCCGCCCGGGGGGGCCTTCTACGCGTTCATGAACGTGGCGTCGCACTTCGGCCGGACTCTGGGGGGCAAGGAGGTCGTCGACTCGACCTCGTTCTGCCTCGCGGCCCTGAGCCGGGCGAACGTCGCCCTGGTGATGGGCTCGGCGTTCGGGGCCGAGGGCTACGCGCGGATGTCGTTCGCGACCGATTTGGCGACCCTGGAGAAGGGGTTCGACGCCCTGGAGCGATTCCTCGCAAGTTGA
- a CDS encoding beta-ketoacyl-[acyl-carrier-protein] synthase family protein produces MHRVVITGIGVVAPNGIGSRAFGEAIAEGRSGVSYIESFDTTGLPIKIAGEVKNFDVTPYLGEHKKNGKLMSRAMRFAVGAAAMAVEDSGIEEARLDPTRFGVCMGTGITPVDVGELVEPIRYSLDADGKFDMARFAQSRAESIFPLWLLQHLPNMAAAHISILHHAMGPNNTIVTACAAGTQAVGDAFRLIARGDADVMLAGGCDSRLDPQLLVAYSAMKAVSASIRPPSEVSRPFDADRDGFVLGEGAAVLFLESYRRARRRGARIYAEVTGYGSSFDAFGITRPEPEGKGAALSMTSALREARMDPGSVDYINAHGTSTRLNDLMETVAVKRVFGHRAPSIPMSSQKSMIGHLIGASGAVEAAATAMALERGVVPPTINLATPDPDCDLDYVPNTAREMPLRAAMSNSFGFGGQNASLVLERV; encoded by the coding sequence ATGCACCGCGTGGTGATCACAGGTATTGGCGTGGTCGCGCCCAACGGCATCGGCTCGCGCGCCTTCGGCGAGGCGATCGCCGAGGGCCGCTCGGGCGTCAGCTACATCGAGAGTTTCGACACGACGGGCCTGCCGATCAAGATCGCCGGCGAGGTCAAGAACTTCGACGTCACGCCGTACCTGGGCGAGCACAAGAAGAACGGCAAGCTGATGAGCCGCGCCATGCGGTTCGCGGTCGGCGCGGCGGCGATGGCCGTCGAGGACTCGGGGATCGAGGAGGCCAGGCTCGACCCGACCCGGTTCGGCGTCTGCATGGGGACCGGGATCACCCCGGTCGACGTCGGCGAGCTGGTCGAGCCCATCCGCTACAGCCTCGACGCCGACGGCAAGTTCGACATGGCCCGCTTCGCGCAGTCGCGGGCCGAGTCCATCTTCCCGCTCTGGCTGCTGCAGCACCTGCCGAACATGGCCGCGGCGCACATCTCGATCCTGCACCACGCGATGGGCCCCAACAACACGATCGTGACCGCCTGCGCCGCCGGCACCCAGGCCGTGGGCGACGCCTTCCGCCTGATCGCCCGCGGCGACGCCGACGTCATGCTCGCCGGCGGCTGCGACAGCCGGCTCGACCCCCAGCTCCTCGTGGCCTACTCGGCCATGAAGGCCGTCAGCGCCTCGATCCGGCCCCCCTCGGAGGTCTCCCGGCCGTTCGACGCCGACCGCGACGGCTTCGTCCTCGGCGAGGGGGCCGCCGTGCTCTTCCTGGAGAGCTACCGCCGCGCCCGCCGCCGCGGGGCGCGGATCTACGCCGAGGTCACCGGCTACGGCTCGTCGTTCGACGCCTTCGGCATCACCCGCCCCGAGCCCGAGGGCAAGGGCGCGGCGCTCTCGATGACCTCGGCCCTCCGCGAGGCCCGGATGGACCCCGGCTCGGTCGACTACATCAACGCCCACGGCACCAGCACCCGGCTGAACGACCTGATGGAGACCGTCGCCGTCAAGCGGGTCTTCGGCCACCGCGCCCCGTCGATCCCCATGAGCAGCCAGAAGTCGATGATCGGCCACCTGATCGGCGCCTCGGGCGCCGTCGAGGCCGCCGCCACCGCCATGGCGCTCGAGCGCGGCGTCGTCCCACCCACGATCAACCTCGCCACCCCCGACCCCGACTGCGACCTCGACTACGTCCCCAACACGGCCCGCGAGATGCCCCTCCGCGCCGCCATGTCCAACAGCTTCGGCTTCGGCGGCCAGAACGCCAGCCTGGTCCTGGAACGGGTCTGA
- a CDS encoding DUF4419 domain-containing protein, which produces MKAVSPTFPVSEVVRATTPLPEVPYKQAVEALLSTGLSESDLEMAEELAKQGLSLVLPEAPRSRPVEACTRYHGRLVAGVGFHPVAAAVHLAFVDHRPLILSPDAVWLMLIQAVANHVNAHADELRPRIVRHAGRVRIAVRRDDFLKGSPENPWPEAFAEFSSQVREHVGPKADAFLPAFSTTGEAERAAAEVVLLDAVQSYFDYAFNSMCGIPTITLEGTPEDWEALGGRAEAFAEFGLGRWLGVLKPILEQFVRASRGDLDPPFWRSLYKLDDQSGGPVITGWITAFFPYLKDFHTGRAEAPIAGFFADDGGRAERMIHPADPSPRAFASGPTIPSLPSGLSRAPFRWDHHGRAFDMEFLGGFVGVAQDPGTLALRPEIGWAVREADAG; this is translated from the coding sequence ATGAAAGCCGTCTCGCCGACGTTCCCCGTCTCGGAGGTCGTCCGGGCGACGACCCCGCTGCCCGAAGTCCCGTACAAGCAGGCCGTCGAGGCCTTGCTCTCGACGGGCCTCTCGGAGTCCGATCTCGAGATGGCCGAGGAGCTGGCGAAGCAAGGACTCTCGCTGGTCCTGCCCGAGGCCCCTCGATCGCGGCCCGTCGAGGCCTGCACCCGCTACCACGGCCGCCTCGTGGCCGGCGTGGGGTTCCACCCGGTCGCGGCCGCCGTCCACCTGGCCTTCGTGGACCACCGACCGCTGATCCTCTCGCCCGACGCCGTCTGGTTGATGCTCATCCAGGCGGTGGCGAACCACGTCAACGCCCACGCCGACGAGTTGCGGCCCCGGATCGTCCGGCACGCGGGCCGAGTGCGGATCGCCGTGCGCCGGGACGACTTTCTCAAAGGTTCCCCCGAAAACCCCTGGCCCGAGGCGTTCGCCGAATTTTCCAGCCAGGTGCGGGAGCACGTCGGCCCGAAGGCCGACGCCTTCCTGCCCGCTTTCTCGACGACCGGAGAGGCCGAGCGGGCCGCCGCCGAGGTCGTGCTGCTGGACGCCGTCCAGTCGTACTTCGATTACGCCTTCAACTCGATGTGCGGCATCCCGACGATCACGCTGGAGGGGACTCCCGAAGATTGGGAAGCCCTGGGCGGGCGGGCGGAGGCGTTCGCCGAGTTCGGCCTGGGACGGTGGCTCGGGGTGCTGAAGCCGATCCTGGAGCAATTCGTCCGGGCCTCGCGGGGGGACCTCGATCCGCCGTTCTGGCGATCGCTGTACAAGCTCGACGACCAGAGCGGCGGGCCGGTGATCACGGGCTGGATCACGGCCTTCTTCCCCTATCTGAAGGACTTCCACACCGGCCGGGCCGAGGCCCCGATCGCGGGCTTCTTCGCCGACGACGGCGGGCGCGCCGAGCGGATGATCCACCCCGCCGATCCGTCCCCCAGGGCCTTCGCTTCGGGGCCGACCATCCCGAGCCTGCCGAGCGGCCTGTCGAGGGCCCCCTTCCGATGGGATCACCACGGGCGAGCCTTCGACATGGAATTCCTGGGCGGCTTCGTCGGCGTGGCTCAGGACCCCGGGACGCTCGCCTTGCGGCCGGAAATCGGCTGGGCCGTACGCGAGGCCGATGCGGGATGA
- a CDS encoding HEAT repeat domain-containing protein translates to MAKRSTFDDKLAAMRRLRHQPGPEPGDAAAVRKAIGDRSNFVVAAAAEVAGAWRLGEVATDLEAAFDRFLVDPVKDDKLCRGKLAVVQALEKLEHPRHEVFEKAARHVQMEPAFGPPFQVDTAPPLRAAGLIGLTRVDAPGLTATLVDALLDPERDVRSAAASCLGAIGSDAAALALRLKCRLGDKEPDVLSEALRAFLTIAPDAHMAFVREFLDARDEARCEAAALAMGHARLPQALGPLLERFHSAASPSVRETILLAVAMLRASAAIDALLDLAADESESTARAALNALKIHKHDPRLVERIAGAVSRSGNPAGREWFEREFRP, encoded by the coding sequence ATGGCGAAGCGGTCCACGTTCGACGACAAGCTGGCGGCCATGCGGCGGCTGCGCCACCAGCCGGGCCCCGAGCCCGGCGACGCCGCCGCGGTGCGCAAGGCGATCGGCGACCGCTCGAACTTCGTCGTCGCCGCGGCCGCCGAGGTCGCCGGGGCCTGGCGGCTCGGCGAGGTCGCGACCGACCTGGAGGCCGCCTTCGACCGCTTCCTCGTCGATCCCGTGAAGGACGACAAGCTCTGCCGCGGCAAGCTTGCGGTCGTCCAGGCGCTCGAGAAGCTGGAGCACCCCCGGCACGAGGTCTTCGAGAAGGCCGCGCGGCACGTCCAGATGGAGCCCGCCTTCGGCCCGCCGTTCCAGGTCGACACGGCGCCGCCGCTCCGCGCCGCGGGGCTGATCGGCCTGACCCGGGTCGACGCGCCGGGCCTGACGGCGACGCTCGTCGACGCCCTGCTCGACCCCGAGCGCGACGTCCGCTCGGCCGCCGCGAGCTGCCTGGGCGCGATCGGCTCGGACGCGGCGGCCCTGGCGCTGCGGCTCAAGTGCCGGCTCGGCGACAAGGAGCCCGACGTCCTGTCCGAGGCCCTCCGCGCCTTCCTGACGATCGCCCCCGACGCCCACATGGCGTTCGTCCGCGAGTTCCTCGACGCCCGCGACGAGGCCCGCTGCGAGGCCGCCGCGCTGGCGATGGGCCACGCCCGGCTGCCGCAGGCCCTCGGCCCGCTCCTCGAACGCTTCCACTCCGCGGCGTCCCCGTCCGTCCGCGAGACGATCCTGCTGGCCGTCGCCATGCTCCGCGCCTCGGCCGCGATCGACGCCCTCCTCGACCTCGCCGCCGACGAGTCCGAGTCGACAGCCCGGGCGGCCCTGAACGCCCTCAAGATCCACAAGCACGACCCGAGGCTCGTCGAGCGGATCGCAGGGGCCGTCTCCCGGTCGGGGAATCCTGCCGGCCGCGAGTGGTTCGAGCGGGAGTTTCGGCCCTGA
- a CDS encoding thermonuclease family protein produces the protein MWHDVPRPSRRRAASFRRRWSFRLRLLLVLAAIAFLAYREWHAPAPAPRGGAAARRAHVRVPVDPQAVWVDDGDTIRIKWPDAAPERVRMLGIDAPEVANRRFPEHKEQSHGEEARAFARRTILGAQRLELLRAARPDRYGRTLGYLFVDGANYSVLAVENHMAESTVARFGDNGLPEEAARVEAAARRAGPPPFESPREFRDRVTGRKAG, from the coding sequence ATGTGGCATGACGTTCCGAGGCCGTCCCGGCGCCGCGCCGCGTCGTTCCGGCGGCGGTGGTCGTTCCGGCTCAGGCTGCTCCTGGTCCTGGCGGCGATCGCGTTCCTCGCCTACCGCGAGTGGCACGCGCCGGCCCCCGCGCCGAGGGGAGGGGCCGCGGCCCGCCGCGCCCACGTCCGGGTGCCGGTCGACCCGCAGGCCGTCTGGGTCGACGACGGCGACACGATCCGGATCAAGTGGCCCGACGCGGCCCCCGAACGCGTCCGGATGCTGGGGATCGACGCCCCCGAGGTCGCCAACCGGCGATTCCCCGAACACAAGGAGCAGTCGCACGGCGAGGAGGCCCGGGCCTTCGCCCGCCGCACCATCCTCGGGGCCCAGCGTCTGGAGCTGCTCCGCGCGGCGCGTCCCGACCGCTACGGCCGGACGCTCGGCTACCTGTTCGTCGACGGCGCGAACTACTCGGTGCTGGCCGTCGAGAACCACATGGCCGAGTCGACCGTCGCCCGCTTCGGCGACAACGGGCTGCCCGAGGAGGCCGCCCGCGTCGAGGCCGCCGCCCGCCGCGCCGGGCCGCCGCCGTTCGAGTCGCCGCGCGAGTTCCGCGACCGCGTGACGGGCCGCAAGGCGGGGTGA
- a CDS encoding YifB family Mg chelatase-like AAA ATPase, with the protein MLAKLFSYTLIGIDAASVEVEVDAAFSSMPKTVLVGLAEIAVKESTYRVERALVNSGYQRPTDRIVINLAPADLRKDAGGFDLPIALGILAASGQVALERPGDFAVVGELALTGETRPIKGVLSMALQAAAEGRDGVLVPRANAAEAAVVAGIDVYPVGSLAEAVGFLSGQLDMDPEAVDLDDVFSRCAHSDEDFVDVKGQDYAKRAMLIAASGNHNCLMIGPPGTGKTLLAKRLPTILPPLTPAESLETTRIYSAMGRLAPGQALMAVRPFCTPHHSVSDAGLVGGGNPPQPGQISMAHKGVLFLDEMPEFNRKTLEVLRQPLEEGRVTISRAMNSATFPADFILIAAMNPCPCGYRSDPRRSCSCSPPQVEKYLGRISGPLLDRIDLHVEVPAVPFTQLAEMPPGATSAQIREQVLEARARQAKRFGDETTLVNGRMTPRQLRKHCKLKPEAMGILKAAMEEMGLSARAHDKILRVSRTIADLESSADIQPQHIAEAVGYRSLDRSVWM; encoded by the coding sequence ATGCTCGCCAAGCTCTTTTCTTACACCTTGATCGGGATCGACGCCGCCTCGGTGGAGGTGGAGGTCGACGCGGCCTTCTCGTCGATGCCCAAGACGGTGCTCGTCGGCCTCGCCGAGATCGCCGTCAAGGAGAGCACCTACCGCGTCGAGCGGGCGCTCGTCAACTCGGGCTACCAGCGGCCGACCGACCGGATCGTGATCAACCTGGCCCCGGCCGATCTCCGAAAAGACGCCGGCGGCTTCGACCTGCCGATCGCGCTGGGGATCCTGGCGGCGAGCGGGCAGGTGGCGCTCGAGCGGCCCGGGGACTTCGCGGTGGTCGGCGAGCTGGCGCTGACGGGCGAGACGCGGCCGATCAAGGGGGTGCTCTCGATGGCCCTGCAGGCCGCCGCCGAGGGCCGCGACGGCGTGCTCGTGCCGCGCGCCAACGCCGCCGAGGCGGCCGTCGTGGCGGGGATCGACGTCTACCCGGTCGGCAGCCTCGCCGAGGCCGTCGGCTTCCTCTCGGGCCAGCTCGACATGGACCCGGAGGCGGTCGACCTGGACGACGTCTTCTCGCGATGCGCCCACTCCGACGAGGACTTCGTCGACGTCAAGGGCCAGGACTACGCCAAGCGCGCCATGCTGATCGCCGCCTCGGGCAACCATAACTGTCTCATGATCGGCCCCCCCGGCACGGGCAAGACGCTGCTCGCCAAGCGGCTGCCGACCATCTTGCCCCCCCTGACGCCCGCCGAGAGCCTGGAGACGACCCGGATCTACAGCGCCATGGGGAGGCTCGCGCCCGGCCAGGCGCTGATGGCCGTCCGCCCCTTCTGCACGCCCCACCACTCGGTCAGCGACGCCGGCCTGGTCGGCGGCGGCAACCCGCCCCAGCCGGGGCAGATCTCGATGGCCCACAAGGGCGTGCTGTTCCTCGACGAGATGCCGGAGTTCAACCGCAAGACGCTGGAGGTCCTCCGCCAGCCGCTCGAAGAGGGCCGCGTCACCATCAGCCGGGCGATGAACTCGGCCACGTTCCCCGCCGACTTCATCCTGATCGCCGCCATGAACCCGTGCCCCTGCGGGTATCGCAGCGACCCGCGGCGGTCTTGCTCGTGCTCGCCGCCGCAGGTGGAGAAGTACCTGGGCCGGATCTCCGGCCCGCTGCTCGACCGCATCGACCTGCACGTCGAGGTGCCGGCGGTGCCGTTCACGCAGCTCGCCGAGATGCCGCCGGGCGCGACGTCGGCCCAGATCCGCGAGCAGGTTTTGGAAGCCCGCGCCCGCCAGGCGAAGCGGTTCGGCGACGAGACGACCCTGGTCAACGGCCGGATGACTCCGAGGCAGCTCCGCAAGCACTGCAAGCTGAAGCCCGAGGCGATGGGCATCCTCAAGGCCGCGATGGAGGAGATGGGCCTCTCCGCCCGCGCCCACGACAAGATCCTGCGGGTCTCGCGGACGATCGCCGACCTGGAGTCCTCCGCCGACATCCAGCCCCAGCACATCGCCGAGGCCGTCGGCTACCGCTCGCTCGACCGCAGCGTCTGGATGTGA
- a CDS encoding phage holin family protein: MAHDETNPLVERIEPIAHDAGQLVELHAALIKSEFRQAAGAVAPALTSIGAGAGLAATGGLFAALALVHGLQRSTRLPLWGCYGLVGGLLGAAGAGLAASGVKRLGGIDLVPRETIATLKEDLEWALGKK; the protein is encoded by the coding sequence TTGGCGCATGACGAGACCAACCCGCTGGTCGAGCGGATCGAGCCGATCGCACACGACGCGGGCCAGCTCGTCGAGCTGCATGCGGCGCTGATCAAGAGCGAGTTCCGGCAGGCCGCCGGCGCGGTCGCCCCGGCGCTGACCTCGATCGGCGCGGGGGCGGGGCTCGCCGCGACGGGCGGGCTGTTCGCCGCGCTCGCCCTGGTCCACGGCCTGCAGCGGTCGACCCGGCTGCCGCTCTGGGGCTGCTACGGCCTCGTCGGCGGGCTGCTCGGGGCCGCCGGCGCGGGCCTCGCGGCCTCGGGAGTCAAGCGGCTGGGCGGGATCGACCTCGTCCCGCGCGAGACGATCGCGACGCTGAAGGAGGACCTCGAATGGGCCCTGGGGAAGAAATAA
- a CDS encoding DUF4177 domain-containing protein, translating into MLQITCPTCGERGKIPPNLVGARIKCKKCGTAFQVPAAAKVPATAGAAATSSSAASSSSAASSSAQAFDGIAVEGLDASAWTLAPDHAPVGQAAAAAEQHEPSTASEPALASDPTSEAHSGTAREYKILTSRDKFFEGKFDLTRLEEALNHYAHKGWVAKSMCLPHIKNFQGAMQEELVVLLER; encoded by the coding sequence ATGCTCCAGATCACCTGCCCAACGTGCGGAGAACGTGGCAAGATCCCGCCCAACCTGGTCGGCGCGCGGATCAAGTGCAAGAAGTGCGGGACGGCCTTCCAGGTGCCCGCCGCGGCCAAGGTCCCCGCGACGGCCGGCGCGGCGGCGACGTCTTCGTCCGCCGCGTCATCGTCGTCCGCCGCGTCCTCGTCGGCCCAGGCGTTCGACGGGATCGCCGTCGAGGGCCTGGACGCCTCGGCCTGGACGCTCGCCCCCGATCACGCGCCCGTCGGCCAGGCCGCCGCCGCCGCCGAGCAGCACGAGCCATCGACCGCGTCCGAGCCGGCCCTCGCTTCGGATCCGACGTCGGAGGCGCACTCCGGCACGGCCCGCGAGTACAAGATCCTGACCTCGCGCGACAAGTTCTTCGAAGGCAAGTTCGACCTGACCCGCCTGGAAGAGGCGCTGAACCACTACGCGCACAAGGGCTGGGTCGCCAAGTCCATGTGCCTCCCCCACATCAAGAACTTCCAGGGGGCCATGCAGGAGGAGCTCGTCGTCCTGCTGGAGCGGTAG
- a CDS encoding hemolysin family protein — protein MTSIVALVLGIVALLAAAGLFSLLEAALASSHMPRLRDQAAQGDRGAKAALELARDPEGLAAAARLAAATALTLAGAAAGGPGRRRRLGRLPTLAAALAIAAAAVLADAVPRALAAGRPEWFAARLARAMGLAARLTAPLAGGLSRIGSALARRLGARGPERPAGTEQKIKELMREGAESGAFDASRHAIFKRVFRFCDRRARALMTPRDKVVWLDVRDSPEEIARKITLSPHASLPVCDETLDNLLGMVQMKDLLARGAEGQPVRFKGLLTLPDFIYEGTRGPQILDVLRRSSSGAAVVLDEYGSVVGVITLADVRDALLGTTAEKAEEEDPRAVQRPDGSWLLDGRFPVDEFVDLFQIPQPPAGEFDTLGGLVVTKLGRIPRVGEGFEDLGLRFEVVDMDANRVDHVLVRPLEFLF, from the coding sequence ATGACATCGATCGTGGCGCTCGTTTTGGGGATCGTGGCCCTGCTCGCGGCGGCCGGCCTGTTCTCGCTCCTCGAGGCCGCCCTGGCGTCGTCCCACATGCCGCGGCTGCGCGACCAGGCCGCGCAGGGGGACCGGGGCGCGAAGGCGGCCCTGGAACTGGCCAGGGATCCCGAGGGCCTCGCGGCGGCCGCCCGGCTGGCCGCGGCGACGGCCCTGACGCTCGCCGGCGCGGCGGCGGGCGGCCCTGGGCGGCGACGGCGGCTGGGGCGGCTGCCGACGCTGGCGGCGGCCCTGGCGATCGCGGCGGCGGCGGTCCTGGCCGACGCCGTCCCGCGGGCCCTCGCGGCGGGCCGGCCTGAGTGGTTCGCCGCCCGGCTGGCCCGGGCCATGGGCCTGGCGGCCCGCCTGACGGCCCCGCTCGCCGGAGGGCTGAGCCGAATCGGCTCCGCGCTGGCGCGGCGGCTGGGCGCGCGGGGGCCCGAGCGGCCGGCGGGGACCGAGCAGAAGATCAAGGAGCTGATGCGCGAGGGGGCCGAGTCGGGCGCCTTCGACGCGTCGCGGCACGCCATCTTCAAGCGGGTCTTCCGGTTCTGCGACCGCCGCGCGCGGGCCCTGATGACGCCCCGCGACAAGGTCGTCTGGCTCGACGTCCGCGACTCCCCCGAGGAGATCGCCCGCAAGATCACCCTCAGCCCGCACGCCAGCCTGCCGGTCTGCGACGAGACCCTCGACAACCTGCTGGGCATGGTCCAGATGAAGGACCTGCTCGCCCGCGGGGCCGAGGGCCAGCCGGTCCGCTTCAAGGGGCTCCTCACCCTGCCCGACTTCATCTACGAGGGGACCCGCGGCCCCCAGATCCTGGACGTCCTGCGACGGTCGTCCAGCGGCGCGGCCGTCGTGCTCGACGAGTACGGCTCGGTCGTCGGCGTCATCACCCTGGCCGACGTCCGCGACGCCCTGCTGGGCACGACGGCCGAGAAGGCCGAGGAGGAAGACCCCCGCGCCGTCCAGCGTCCCGACGGCTCCTGGCTGCTGGACGGCCGGTTCCCGGTCGACGAGTTCGTCGACCTGTTCCAGATCCCCCAGCCCCCGGCGGGCGAGTTCGACACCCTGGGCGGCCTGGTCGTCACCAAGCTCGGCCGCATCCCCCGCGTCGGCGAGGGCTTCGAAGACCTGGGCCTGCGGTTCGAGGTGGTCGACATGGACGCCAACCGCGTCGACCACGTCCTCGTCCGCCCGCTCGAATTCCTCTTCTGA